The genome window TTAAGGCTGAACTTCAGTTGGATTGGCAAATTATAGGAGGTTAAGAAATTATGTTACTGCtgctaataaaaagaaaaaatatctgtTCTATAAAGCTCAAAATAAAGATCTGAAGAATGATAAGAAAAAGCTTTGGAAAGTCACGAATGGCATGACCTGTTTGatctagcttttaactgattattttactatttatttatttattcacctatttatctatttacttatttaggTGCTCATCACATcgtttgtattttctttcccgttgtattttagtttttatcagaacctgttgtcttttagtcttttagtttttatcctgtcctgttgtctcttaggccctgtttacacgaggacgcttgcgggtaaaaacgacaaaatattttatcggaagtgcctttcgtttagacggtgaagGCGtatttggggcttaaaaacgcaaaaatctgaaaccacccttcaaagtggaaaagttgaatccgctccgccgtagcgtgtccgcctacactgccaagacgcaaaactctgctcagatctgctcacgttgCATACgcatttacgtcacatacatgctccagtacagggaaataaacaaacatgtgggattatttccatgcgtcggaccttcaagctgttctggcagctctaataaacttacaggagtctttccaccaaatgtacaggatatgtacagatagtattagtgaacagagaaggatctgtaattacctccatcCCATttaggatgcaccaattggtcggaggcgagccagacggctttggacgagacctgggagatctagtggatggagGATAACTTTAtagaaggagtagctgatgaaaatgcgtggcgtgaaaacttccacatgcccaaagatgctcttatcgctttaagtgatgccgcctggcatgcatacaatccaattccacacacttttgcgtcaccgtatgcacgcagatttcttCCCGAAagcgctcgtctaaacgcggaataaaaagtaaagacgcgacgccacttttgcgtcttctgttcagaccgtcatcatgtaaacgtagccttagtcttttaatttttatcctgtcctgttgtcttttagtcttttagtttttaactccagtgttccctcatgggggtCTCCGCACTGGCGGGTGTGTTCAGTCTGCCCATGGGTATGTCGTCTTGGAGACTCACTGGGCCCGGGGGACTGGGCAGCTCTGCgccatgtgtggagtccgccccggtctacccgggtcgtggtggtctctgtgacggcgtcctctatggctgtgggctctggcACCTCTCAGTGTagatgctcccacaggttgctaATACTATTCTGCACTGGTGTGTAGATGTGCGCTTTAGTCTGCATGTAGATTTTGTTCTAAATTCCAAGTAAGAAAACATTGGTTAATGTTGGAATCTTCATTAAAACGgtattatacatttaattttttatgaagaaataaatgtgttgtgtAGCCAAGTGATACTGCTTTGAATAGTTACAAGTTAAATACATTGGACCTACATTGTTGTTTGGTGATGTTAATGTCAGttaatcatttatttcattGCTGTAATGATCAGGATGCTTTTTGTACAAAGAAAAGATCCCCACCTGGAGGAACTCAGCCGATAGATAAGAGCCTGATATTGGAGAACTATTGTAGTGATAAATATCTTTTAGCTGGCAACAAGTTACAGAACCCTAACTGATGCGGTGAGTAGCTTTTCATTTCTTTAGAAAAAATGTGAGAAGACATATCCTGTGCTTGTGTAAAAGTTGTTTCAGAAAGTGAATAGCCTGCATCGAGCAAAGAAAACGACTAAAGGAGATTGCTGAAACTACTAAAATTAGGGTAAGAACTGTCCAATGCATTATTGAAACATGGAAGGATAGtgggactgttctggctccattcctgtacacactgtacacagcggacttcaaatacaactctgagtcggACTCGAacaacactgctattgtggagtgtatcaggaatggacaggaatctgaatatagcgatctgataaaagccttcagtgactggagtcacaacaactatctcctactgaacagcTCAAAGACTAAAGacatgatcagagatttccgcaGGCTCAAGCCctctcttcagccagtgaatacctgcggggtggacatggaggtggtacctggataataagttggactggtccctaaacacagacgctctctacaaaaaggggcagagcagcctcgctcctacagccaacagactgtctcattctaacagttaccagactaactgaatgtacccttggggataaataaagtgattttgatttgattgatttgatggAACCATTATCTTTATGGTCAGAAAAAAAGGGGTGATTTTGTCACTTAAATGTTTAGTGAAATTAAATCTTGAGAAGTCAACAGTAGAAGTGATGGCTATGTTTAATAATGAAAGTAAGAGCATTTCCACTCACACAATGCCAAGAGAACTCAAGGGATTGGGACTAAAGATTGGACTCTGGAGCAATGGAAAAGGGTCATGTGGTCTGATGAGTCCAGATAGACCCTGTTCCAGATTGATGGGGGCTTCAGGGTCAGAAGAGAGACCCAGTGCCTGTTGGGCAGTGTTATGATCTGGGGTTACCCAGTTGGTCAGGTCTTGGTTCAGCAACAATATCTGGTCAGCTTGGGACATAATCTGACTCCCCCATCACAGATACAGGACCttgcagtgttcttgtgttggAGAAGCTACTTTGACAGCATAGCTTTGTAATCTACCAATTACTTCACATGAGAAGAAGTTGAACTACAGTAAAGCGACCCTAGGGAGAATTCTAGTTTGGTAAAATAATGTACATCAGTGATGTGCAGTCAGGGGAGGCTAGGCAGGCtagactagcctggctaacaccaggctaatcacaaatgagattagtctggaaaccagccgttcatttctctgtagaggaggcgtggtttacgatcctccagagccgtttattgggcgcttaggatgtctatcaaaagcgtctgtaggtagctcttagccaatcgtatcagttataccagatgacgtatgtagagagacagaaattgatgtttgttgtgtgtgtctgtgagagagtgttgcttgctgctttgcttctccagttctcgctttttgcaagattatttattttcatgctttattccccctcatgtcattcagccacacacatccactgattttatgggcaataaacaagctgctgcgggtctctcggcagctccacTGTCCATCGGCTCGTAGTGAGATCACCAGcattacggtagcggggctgaTAGCTTATAGCCTAATAGCTAAtggccccgctaccgtaacacCGTAACAGTAGCGTAACAATCCCGCAACGCTGCCGCTATTaaccccgctaccataacgccggtgatctcgctacgagccgggggacagcggagccgccgagaggcctttcaactttcgctctagactatttaaaacaccatctacagctaaagagagtttcgcgtctgctgtagccatgttggatccgtaagaaaactacaagcttccgtcttcCTCAAGCGGTCGCCTCGTGAAAGGATTCTTCTGTAGGAAAATTACCGAATTTTCTTTCGCTGCCGTTGTTTCACCTGAAGCTGCCATTGTCTCCTCAAAATACGTCAGACTCCGCTGTTTGCATCAGTGAACATCACGCCTGCGCATCTAGGCGGACGTGTGGGAGAGCGCACGCACGGACcgtatagccgtgtttcgactaccaccgggaaagtctcaggccacaccctttCAAAAGtacgctcactctgcgtgtctccattacattCGACCGTCGCttactgtgcacaatgtcagtgTTATGATATGAGATGGAATTACATGTTTGACCGCTAGGCGGCAGTACTAGTTCGTAGTCAACCCATCGGACGTTATAAGGTGGTAGAGTAAGACTGCATAACTACATGGATGCTGTTGACAAACGTGTGATATAAAAGTATGTTAAAAACTAACAACGGCCTCATCCTTTGAACAAACACGAACATGacagtcagcagctgatcaaaacaaagcagcatggctaattatgcacagcttttctgtgggcaacaatattcaagggccccatcatcacaACCTCAGAATCAGGAGACCAGCAGTTCAGACCCCTCATTTTGTTATGACACTGCCACCTACTGTACAAACATAACAAATCACATTGTCTACTCTAGATAgataatacaggtgcatctcaatacattagaatatcatggaaaaaaataatctccAGTCGTTCATGTCAAATAGCccaaaaaacatacttttcaaaaatTGGTCTGGGTCCTTCCGGTTCCACAAGTgcaagcacaaacacaaacacacacacacacacacacaaacacacacacacacacacacacacacacacagaattatctttctttaaatgtattataaatgtagaaagatgtttgtgggATTTTCATtgttcagaaaaagatttttaacttcattgtgataaataaaatataaaatttgtgAGTGACACACTGAGTTTAATGTGTTAACTGACTTCACTCCGGTGTAAAACTAGAGTGATGTTGTGATGTATAAAATCAGTCCAATCAGCTCCAAATATATTGACAATACGGGGGTTTCTGAGCAGTTTACAGATTAAAAATGCTTGCCATCCAAtaactgaaaatacagaaatctccaaaatgtcaaagttcTTGAGGTAATGCTTTAGATTACAGCCTGCAACGTGCAGTTATTATTTCAGAGGTATGGTGTAGTTCTTTTAGATTTGACAAGGAACCTACACTGTCTGTAGTTATTTCCTAACTACTAGGTACCTATTCTATTGTTACAGTAATACGTTTCTTCTTTTCATATTAAGCTACATGATGACTACAGGGTATGTGGGCTGTGTTAATTCACTCGGAGCGTGAAACTTATGAGACGGATGGTGTATTTGCAGATCCAATCTGATGCATGACACTAAAATGAGAGCTAAGCTGTTCTAAGTGAACAGTTTTTATGGTGCTTGGCGCACTGCTGCTCCATCTACTCAGACAACTGAACAGGCCATGTTCCAGCAACACTCCACATTATTAAAGATTAATTGGTTGAGTAggcatattttcttttgttgacTACAGCTCTTCTGTTACAACTCCAATTCTGAAGAAGTCGGGATGCAgtcaaacacatgaaaacagaaCGTGAGAATTTGCTAAACCTTTGTGACATTctgtatattcaattgaaaactgtagaAACAATTAACACACACTTTTGGTTGTGTTTAAACTACGTGCTACACAAGCAAGATATTAGAATGTTGAAGATACATTTTAGCAAATCAGTTCTTCTCTTGTCAGCTTTGCCTCCAAGCCATTTTTGGTCTAATACTGTAGTATACGATAGTGCCCTATCCCTTAACCTACCCGGCCAAGTAAATGTTAAGAGGTTaatgttcaaaatgttaaactttTCAGTTTGTAAATAAACACTTTTGATCCTGAATTtgatacattgtttttttttttttttacttctttggAATAGGGGCTGTAGATGGTTGTGATTGCAGCTAAACACTAgtccctttcatagtgccgtttcatgccgggacatttacagctctgtaaCGTTTCACCTCCActatgatcccaccaattttctgcctccagaggtagtcacaacTTGGAAGTGCCCACCggttattgtaaacaaactggcatgctaactgtacaggTGGTGTCCTCTGCTGAtagtaaacaaaccggcatcgctaactgtgcacagtgtccggtgcttttTGTTAACAAGtggagatcgctaagtgaacacatcctgctgcagcacatacacactgtactgctacagagctaactgttagcctattagcactgtgcagcactgctgctgctctgtcgcacgTCACCAgctgtggaagaagtattcagatcccttacttaagtaaaagtacaaataccacactgtgaaattactccactacaagtaaaagtcctgcattcaaaacttagtgaagtgaaaatacaaaagtatccgcatcaaaatgtacttaaaagtattaaaagaaaaagtactcattatgcagaattgacccactcagattgtttaatatattctaaatataattatttttattgatgcttttatgtaagcactgtttaattttgtaaagacagggctcatttaattacttgatAAACTGTTACAAGTCCCTCAAAATTGACTctgactatcgtctcctccGTCCTCGTTCCGTgacgccggactgcactatgaaagggcagaataaCACACCTTTACGGGATCACTATAAatgccctaaggcgaaaagccggcacagatctttccagcaatatagcgggacatatgtgggactgcactatgaaagtgGCTAGTGATTCTTACTAGATTATGTACACTGATTTTCTTGCTACATGGTTTGTACAGTCTCTTTATTTTCCAATGACAGCATTCAATGAATACACACCACAAAGCAGACACATTGGCATAATGGCTGGGCTCCATTGTATCAAGCCAaaaattgtagatttttaagaCGCACTGATAACATGACACCACAGATGATTGTTGAATCCGACCCTGGAAATGTTAAATCAGTTAGTCAGCTGTAGTCTCAACAAGTTTGTTTGGCAAtcctgttgtgtttcttgatgtGGTGACATTCTCATAACAACAGTCTTAAGGAATGTCCGTTTCCTTTACGGATTAGAATAGAAATGAGGACAATGCCAAGTCTGTTTGGACACAGTTAGCCCATATTATGGCGGTTTCCATAACCTCTGCGATGAGTGTCTTTCCAGTCATCCCAGTTTCTGGCTTTCAGCAGACTatcctcatcatcattttcAGCCTTTTTCTCCTTATCTTTGTCTTCCCTCTCCTTGGCATCAGTGTCCTCTTCCACAGCCACCCTCCTGGGGACCCCCGGGTCAGGCAAAACTCCTTGTTGCCGACGCTGTTCATACCAGTCATCTACCGTCATGATGGGGAGGCTCGGGTAACCAGCCCCAAATACTTGAGCCTGTGGATGAAACCAACACAATCACGTACCATGTTAAAACAAAAGTTGACAACGTTATTAGAAGTCATTTCAATTAACATCCGTAAAAAACTTGACACAAGCCCTAACCTCAGAGAAGTGTCAAGGAAACACAGTCTCACCTGTACAGCGTCCTTGGTAAGAATGAAGGGTTGCATGGGAGGCCTCATCTGCTGAGCTGGCTGCTTGGTGGCGCTGTGCTTAAGACCATCCATCTTCTTGAGTATCTCCACCTCCTGGTCAATGCTCTCTATTTCCTCCAGACAAACAGTGACCCATCTCTGGACATTTAGAAGGTAGAAATCTCGGCTGACTTCATCGTCGGCCTGTCCACCATCCACAGCTCTCCGTACTTCAGACAGCCGGGCTTCCAGCGCCTTCTTATGTCGGTATCGCTCAATCTTAGCTTGTCTCTGTGCTGCCATGGAAACCAGGTCTGGCGGGCAGGGAATGGACTGAAGGAAAAAAGCACATATtattaaatagattaaataatacTTGAATAAGTTTTCTTTAAACTGATTCGTGTGCATGACTTTTCTTGTGCTCTGCTCAAAGACACTTGGTGCTTCTCTATAAAACTACTGTTCATATGAATTTTTACGCTTTCTTCCCTCATCCTACACAATATTCATAATAACTGCTTTTCAAAAACtcaggtcgcggggggctggaaccaatcccagctgacattgggtggaAGCAGACAGGTCGGCAGATTATCACAGAGACAGGCAACCTTTCAGGAGACACTGGACATCAACACCTAATAACATAATCCCACTAAACTTAACACAAATTTAACAATCCTctcaacaaaaaaatagaatataatcTTTTCAAGGCTTTGTCAACAACATTTTGAATGTGGCAATAAAACTGGTCAACTTCTAGAAAAATCAGctaaaacaacaaactaaaaaatccaATGTCACATCAATAAAAGGATAACTCTGGAAACAATACACACTTCAGGCTGTAGCAGCTAGCTCGGGGAGAGACTGTAAGACACTATGTCATACAAGCAGATACatgcacaataaacaaacaacaacagaggtATCAGCCGAACCGTGACCTAGGTGTACTTGAAACAGATATTTGATACCCATAGCTTTGACAACGCCACCCCTACCTTACTAATAAATAATTGTTCACTTCAATACAATAACTTActgtaacatttttacaaactcTTCTCCCATCATGGTATTATCTCAATTCCATGGATATAGGGACAGCAGACTTAAATATACATCAGTCAGAcgttaattgaaaaaatatgcaaaaatctCAATGTCACACAACTCAAAAATACAGCCAATTCATTAACACAAGATCCTTCACGTTAATATCTTAAGACCTTTACGactaaaacatatttacagCTCTGCTCATTATTTAAGTGTGTGGCATGGGGAGGAAATATGGTATTTTGCCATAAAACGACAAAGGAAGTTGTTGTTATttgcgcagagttgagatctgagcgtgTAGACTTTGGATCTGAGcacgcacaggacatatttgagtgcgagcgaaatgtttgtgtcgaagaagaagaaatgtgagcacaagcatgtgatttttaagtgcacgcacacattttgaaagaaagcagcagaaatctgagtgcgagcgcaaaatgtgagcatgaggagaagtAAGTGGGCGTAGCAAATTTATGATAAATCTTCCCCTCAGCCAGGTTTGACGTAATAATTTTGTAGGCGGATGTAACATGTACAAAATAAGCCCCATACCC of Centropristis striata isolate RG_2023a ecotype Rhode Island chromosome 12, C.striata_1.0, whole genome shotgun sequence contains these proteins:
- the igbp1 gene encoding immunoglobulin-binding protein 1 — translated: MAESGDINDVSAAEPSRLFDLLDGGWKTLDELEVTNEPLGSTSIQLRVRRAITMLEEASSMAAQLDLFSRNEELEEVATADLKYLLLPALLGALTLKQTKRDKRLEIVQTARAYFMDFLKRCKEYSVSQFELPDVSNENTPENGHAPARSIPCPPDLVSMAAQRQAKIERYRHKKALEARLSEVRRAVDGGQADDEVSRDFYLLNVQRWVTVCLEEIESIDQEVEILKKMDGLKHSATKQPAQQMRPPMQPFILTKDAVQAQVFGAGYPSLPIMTVDDWYEQRRQQGVLPDPGVPRRVAVEEDTDAKEREDKDKEKKAENDDEDSLLKARNWDDWKDTHRRGYGNRHNMG